In one Balneolales bacterium ANBcel1 genomic region, the following are encoded:
- a CDS encoding glycogen-binding domain-containing protein — protein MSGLILISSLSAAQRLETGLTLSAHGGYSTNLYLVPQMADWSRTEPMGFTSLRPAGYLLLTSAGRSLSINAAGQLIHLTGDHPDRASVLLSTRFRQRVSSGFSLAGSGGLHVYSASQQYYSQTRNMQWLQAEAEWFFNPFTKMEVTGGSARRSFMVPGLDTDQSSRYDFYGIGLEYWPGFRWRLRTDFRSSPAHITNPGDGFSTSFSVSRFTGNGAMFLLQTGLEQYSTEFQDAAGSGTASPNTNFQSGLSGSEPIYPTHAATSTDTPVIQGHSFFDFSGNDPTAEETITLSDRIHRTTLQVTWPLGNQIIMIGTVSGLFWFTSEDHRAKADYHASAGVRVPFSIRRPARGTLRTLTWETSNRDETVLTVRYRGEQVLYLTGSFNDWEDPGIPLRRTGRNRYSTRLDLPPGAYEYKIGRRTSDRLEWVELPEQTPTVQDGFGGTNGMIFIDY, from the coding sequence ATGAGCGGACTGATACTCATATCGTCACTGTCTGCGGCTCAGCGGTTGGAAACCGGTCTGACCCTGTCTGCGCATGGAGGCTATTCCACCAACCTTTATCTGGTACCGCAGATGGCTGACTGGAGCCGCACCGAACCCATGGGTTTCACCTCCCTGAGACCTGCAGGATACCTGCTGCTTACAAGCGCCGGGCGCAGCCTATCCATCAACGCGGCAGGTCAGCTCATTCACCTGACAGGGGATCACCCCGACCGTGCTTCCGTACTGCTGTCCACCAGATTTCGCCAGCGCGTTTCCTCAGGGTTTTCACTCGCCGGTTCCGGCGGCCTGCATGTCTACTCGGCATCACAGCAGTATTACTCCCAAACCCGTAACATGCAGTGGCTCCAGGCAGAAGCAGAGTGGTTCTTCAATCCATTTACAAAGATGGAGGTGACCGGCGGATCCGCCCGGCGCAGTTTCATGGTACCCGGCCTCGACACGGACCAGTCCAGCCGATACGATTTTTACGGCATCGGTCTTGAATACTGGCCGGGATTCCGGTGGCGCCTGCGAACAGACTTCCGCAGCAGCCCGGCCCATATCACCAACCCGGGGGATGGGTTCTCCACCTCTTTCTCCGTATCAAGATTCACGGGAAATGGAGCCATGTTCCTGCTTCAAACCGGGCTTGAGCAATACTCAACGGAATTTCAGGATGCGGCCGGGAGCGGTACTGCGTCACCCAATACCAACTTTCAATCCGGGCTCTCCGGTTCTGAGCCCATTTACCCCACCCATGCAGCTACCTCAACCGACACCCCGGTTATTCAGGGGCACTCCTTTTTCGATTTTTCCGGCAACGACCCGACTGCCGAAGAAACCATTACATTATCAGATCGCATTCACCGCACAACATTACAGGTTACCTGGCCCCTCGGCAACCAGATAATCATGATCGGTACTGTTTCAGGATTGTTCTGGTTTACCAGTGAGGATCACCGGGCCAAAGCCGACTATCACGCATCCGCCGGTGTTCGGGTACCGTTTTCCATTCGGCGACCGGCCCGCGGTACGCTTCGCACATTGACCTGGGAAACGTCAAACAGGGACGAGACCGTTTTAACAGTACGCTACCGGGGGGAGCAGGTCCTGTACCTTACAGGTAGTTTCAACGACTGGGAGGATCCCGGCATTCCTCTTCGCAGGACGGGCCGGAATCGATACAGCACCCGGCTGGACCTTCCACCGGGGGCCTATGAGTATAAAATTGGCAGGCGCACCAGTGACCGGCTGGAATGGGTGGAACTGCCGGAACAAACTCCAACCGTTCAGGACGGCTTTGGAGGTACCAATGGAATGATTTTCATCGATTACTGA
- a CDS encoding D-galactonate dehydratase family protein, which yields MKITSTKVIVCSPGRNFVTLKIETDEGVYGIGDATLNGRELAVASYLEDHVAPCLIGRDPSQIEDIWQYLYKGAYWRRGPVTMTAIAAVDMALWDIKGKALGTPVYNLLGGKSRTGVMVYSHANGKDIEQTVDEVGRHLDMGYKAVRAQSGIPGVPTTYGVPKGDGDYEPAEKGLPQEHAWSTEKYMRHVPQLFKRIRDVYGEEPHLLHDCHHRLTPIEAARVGKDLEPYRLFWIEDAVPAELQEGFRLIRQHTTTPLAVGEIFNSVWDAHDLIREQLIDYIRMTTLHAGGITHMKKVAAFAEMYHVQTGSHGATDLSPVTMAAALHLDIAINNFGIQEHMPHTRETDEVFPHHYSFSDGYFYPGDAPGLGVDIDEKLAAKYPYEPAYLPVNRKMDGTLFSW from the coding sequence ATGAAAATTACCAGCACCAAAGTCATTGTCTGCAGCCCCGGAAGGAATTTTGTTACATTGAAAATCGAGACCGACGAGGGGGTCTACGGAATAGGTGATGCGACACTCAACGGGCGTGAGCTGGCGGTGGCCTCTTATCTTGAGGATCATGTGGCGCCCTGCCTTATCGGCCGTGACCCCTCACAGATCGAAGATATTTGGCAGTATCTGTACAAGGGGGCGTACTGGCGCAGGGGCCCGGTTACCATGACCGCCATCGCCGCCGTGGATATGGCGCTTTGGGATATCAAGGGCAAGGCGCTGGGCACTCCGGTATACAACCTGCTGGGCGGCAAGAGTCGTACCGGAGTGATGGTCTACAGCCACGCCAACGGCAAGGATATAGAGCAGACGGTGGATGAGGTCGGACGGCATCTTGATATGGGCTACAAGGCGGTGCGTGCGCAGAGCGGGATCCCGGGCGTGCCGACCACCTATGGTGTGCCGAAAGGAGACGGCGACTACGAACCCGCCGAGAAGGGACTGCCCCAGGAGCATGCCTGGTCCACAGAAAAATACATGAGGCATGTCCCACAGCTGTTCAAGCGAATTCGCGATGTCTATGGCGAGGAGCCGCATCTGCTGCATGATTGCCACCACCGGCTGACACCCATTGAGGCCGCCAGGGTGGGAAAGGATCTGGAACCATATCGTCTATTCTGGATTGAGGATGCGGTTCCGGCGGAGCTTCAGGAGGGGTTCCGGCTCATTCGACAGCATACCACCACTCCTCTGGCTGTCGGCGAAATATTCAACAGCGTCTGGGATGCGCACGATCTGATCCGTGAACAACTGATCGATTACATACGGATGACCACACTGCATGCAGGCGGCATCACCCACATGAAAAAAGTGGCTGCTTTTGCCGAGATGTATCATGTGCAGACGGGAAGTCATGGCGCCACCGATCTCTCTCCGGTCACCATGGCCGCCGCACTGCACCTGGACATTGCAATCAATAACTTCGGTATCCAGGAGCATATGCCGCATACCCGTGAAACCGATGAGGTGTTCCCGCATCATTACAGTTTCTCAGACGGCTATTTCTATCCGGGAGACGCACCCGGACTTGGGGTGGATATCGATGAGAAACTGGCGGCAAAGTATCCGTATGAACCGGCATACCTGCCGGTCAACCGTAAAATGGACGGTACGCTTTTCAGCTGGTAA
- a CDS encoding DUF4382 domain-containing protein, translating into MKTPITPTRTFSVFSMYAAFSLVLIFAVASCDDSSTGTSAGKGTLEVLMHDNPGNYQELWIDVQRVEVNNQMDEGTGWIVISEPQEQFNLLELVNGAQVLLGEAELDEGTYRQIRLILGDNNTLVVDDETYPLKTPSQQQTGLKLYVDAEIREGMTYSLHLDFDVARSVVKRGRGQHENPYLLKPVIRAYSQSETGIISGTVTPAESDPWVYAIAGEDTVSITRSEENTGEFRLLGLLAGTYTVTIEPVAQDFEATEISDVEVTAGEVKELGTIEL; encoded by the coding sequence ATGAAAACCCCGATTACGCCCACTCGCACTTTTTCTGTCTTTTCCATGTACGCTGCATTTTCACTCGTTTTGATATTTGCGGTAGCCTCATGTGACGATTCTTCAACAGGAACATCGGCCGGAAAAGGAACACTGGAAGTGCTGATGCACGACAACCCCGGCAACTACCAGGAACTGTGGATTGATGTCCAGAGAGTGGAAGTAAACAATCAGATGGATGAAGGAACCGGTTGGATTGTCATCAGTGAGCCACAGGAACAGTTCAATCTACTGGAACTGGTGAACGGAGCCCAGGTGCTCCTGGGTGAAGCCGAACTTGATGAAGGCACCTACCGGCAAATACGCCTGATACTTGGCGATAACAACACGCTAGTTGTCGATGACGAAACCTATCCACTGAAGACACCGTCACAGCAACAGACCGGCCTGAAACTCTACGTCGACGCGGAAATCCGGGAAGGCATGACCTACTCTCTGCACCTTGATTTTGATGTAGCCCGCTCTGTAGTCAAGCGTGGACGCGGTCAACACGAAAACCCCTATCTGTTGAAGCCTGTCATCCGGGCATACAGCCAGAGCGAAACCGGCATCATCAGCGGTACCGTCACACCGGCCGAATCGGACCCCTGGGTTTACGCCATTGCCGGGGAAGACACCGTGTCAATCACAAGGAGTGAAGAAAACACCGGTGAGTTCCGGCTTCTAGGCCTTCTGGCTGGCACCTACACCGTAACCATTGAGCCCGTTGCCCAGGATTTTGAAGCAACTGAAATCTCTGATGTTGAAGTCACCGCTGGTGAAGTCAAGGAGCTTGGCACCATTGAATTGTAA
- a CDS encoding catalase encodes MSKKKKTLTTTGGNPVSDNQNSKTAGPRGPVLLEDYQLIEKLAHQNRERIPERVVHAKGWGAFGTFTVTNDITRYTRASIFSEIGKKTELVARFSTVAGELGAADAERDVRGFSVKFYTDEGNWDMVGNNTPVFFVRDALKFPDFIRTQKRHPRTNLRSPEAMWDFWSLSPESLHQVTILMSDRGIPQAPMFMNGYGSHTFSFWNDKGERFWVKFHFKTRQGHKHYTNEESKKVIGESRESYQEALFGAIENGEFPKWDVKVQIMPEADAEKTPYNPFDLTKVWPHGDYPLIDVGVMELNRNADNYFTDIENAAYSPSNVVPGIGFSPDKMLQARIFSYADAHRYRLGTHYEALPVNRPKSEVNHYHKDGTMRFFANDTGNPDAYYEPNSFNGPAEDPSFKEPPLRISGDADRYNHREGNDDYTQAGNLFRLFDDAQKQRLFSNIADAMGGVSEEIVQRQLVHFHKADPEYAEGVAKALGVENKAPSAD; translated from the coding sequence ATGAGTAAAAAAAAGAAAACACTGACCACGACCGGTGGAAATCCGGTGTCTGATAATCAGAACTCAAAGACGGCCGGCCCGCGCGGACCAGTGCTTCTGGAGGATTATCAGCTAATCGAAAAACTGGCGCATCAGAACCGCGAGCGCATCCCCGAGCGCGTGGTTCATGCCAAGGGATGGGGAGCGTTCGGCACCTTTACCGTGACCAACGACATCACCCGCTACACCCGCGCCTCCATTTTTTCTGAAATCGGGAAGAAAACGGAGCTGGTTGCACGTTTTTCCACGGTTGCCGGCGAGCTGGGCGCTGCCGATGCCGAGCGGGACGTGCGAGGCTTTTCGGTCAAGTTCTATACCGATGAAGGCAACTGGGATATGGTCGGCAACAATACGCCGGTCTTCTTTGTGCGCGACGCGCTCAAGTTTCCCGATTTCATCCGAACCCAGAAACGCCATCCGAGAACCAACCTGCGCTCACCCGAGGCCATGTGGGATTTCTGGTCACTTAGCCCGGAAAGCCTGCACCAGGTAACCATCCTGATGTCGGACCGCGGAATTCCCCAGGCGCCGATGTTTATGAACGGTTACGGATCCCACACGTTCAGTTTCTGGAACGACAAGGGAGAGCGGTTTTGGGTGAAGTTTCACTTCAAGACCCGCCAGGGACATAAACATTACACCAACGAAGAGTCCAAAAAAGTTATAGGAGAAAGCCGGGAGTCCTATCAGGAGGCCCTTTTTGGTGCTATTGAAAACGGTGAGTTCCCGAAGTGGGACGTCAAGGTACAGATCATGCCGGAGGCCGACGCGGAAAAAACACCGTATAACCCGTTCGACCTGACCAAAGTGTGGCCGCATGGCGATTATCCGCTGATCGATGTGGGTGTGATGGAGCTGAACCGCAATGCCGACAACTATTTCACCGACATTGAGAACGCGGCGTATTCGCCGTCCAATGTGGTTCCGGGAATCGGATTTTCGCCGGACAAAATGCTGCAGGCACGTATCTTCTCCTATGCCGATGCGCACAGATATCGTCTCGGGACCCATTACGAAGCCCTGCCGGTAAACCGTCCGAAATCCGAAGTGAACCATTACCACAAGGATGGCACGATGCGATTCTTTGCCAACGATACCGGAAATCCGGATGCCTATTACGAGCCCAACAGCTTTAACGGCCCGGCAGAGGACCCGTCGTTCAAGGAGCCGCCTCTGCGTATTTCCGGCGATGCCGACCGGTACAATCACCGGGAGGGCAACGACGATTATACCCAGGCCGGAAATCTGTTCCGTCTGTTTGACGATGCACAGAAGCAGCGCCTGTTCAGTAATATCGCCGACGCGATGGGCGGAGTTTCCGAAGAGATCGTCCAGCGGCAGCTGGTGCATTTCCATAAAGCGGATCCGGAATATGCCGAAGGTGTTGCCAAGGCGCTTGGCGTTGAGAACAAAGCACCGTCGGCGGACTGA
- a CDS encoding RNA polymerase sigma factor, whose protein sequence is MHSKNLSDFDLVTRVLGGEKELFRLLMERHHTLVFHVAQRFMPDPEQMAETAHEIFVKVYEQLESFENRSAFSSWVYGLARNHCIDKKRWENRHNRHYMELPHDHSRHLESTEPGPDEFPDNSLNRLWKAIGRMGEHQSVPLLMKYRDGMSYQAISEALDVPVGALKVRVHRARKELKQFLEQKI, encoded by the coding sequence ATGCATTCGAAAAACCTGTCGGATTTTGACCTGGTAACCCGCGTTCTTGGCGGGGAGAAGGAGTTGTTCCGCCTGCTGATGGAACGGCACCACACACTTGTTTTTCATGTGGCGCAACGCTTTATGCCGGACCCGGAACAAATGGCCGAAACAGCTCATGAGATTTTCGTGAAAGTATATGAACAACTGGAATCATTTGAAAACCGCTCGGCTTTCTCCAGCTGGGTGTATGGACTGGCCAGAAATCACTGTATTGACAAGAAAAGGTGGGAAAACCGTCACAACCGGCACTACATGGAGTTGCCCCATGATCATTCACGGCATCTGGAAAGCACGGAGCCCGGTCCGGATGAATTTCCGGACAACTCCCTGAACAGGCTTTGGAAAGCCATCGGCCGCATGGGTGAGCATCAGTCGGTACCGCTTTTAATGAAATACCGGGATGGCATGTCATACCAGGCGATATCAGAAGCACTTGATGTTCCTGTCGGGGCGCTGAAGGTAAGAGTGCACCGTGCCAGGAAGGAACTGAAACAATTTTTGGAGCAGAAGATATGA
- a CDS encoding M1 family metallopeptidase translates to MSVRYIFVIVVTFACILFVTSCAPDPVVSLENGSVEMVSDTQVWQQQRPLPREIKPPDGFLKSVDEGIRTGDGRPGEQYWQQFAQYDIDATLIPVDRQLAATVRITYHNNSPDTLRRLQLEMVQNLHAEGVRRNRPVEVTGGVSIRQVSVGGMELTDEPDRDSFYAVQGTRMVLHPPAKLVPGEFVDIEIAYDFSIPQQGAGGRMGYSGDNLYYLGYWYPQMVVYDDVVGWHPDSYLGQAEFYHGFADYKLTIRAPEEWLVMATGELQNANEVLAPDVYRRWREAGRSDEPVRVFSAGSGRLPTLRGVPGRTRYARDSAGGEISWVEETGDEGAERYLAWRFSAENVRDVAFSATKASNWDAARTAVGDLTGDGETDYTLINSFWREEAPLWTEVVAYQQHAITFLSEMTGFPYPWPHMTAVEGAGIIGGGMEYPMMTLMGDYNQRGAEALYSVTAHELAHMWVPLIVSTDERRYSWLDEGNTVFSTAEAVGDFLPERRQHRQSQNAYIRAARRGDEGPIMRRSDFHYTTAHFRMASYQKPAAVLVALRKVLGDDLFEEAYQTFINDWAFKQAYPWDFFRTIERVSGRDLDWFWYSWYYETWVLNQAIDQVHETTDGTRIVIRDEGEVPMPVYLTVTSEEGQTRRTIPETVWLEGRRSTEITIPERNVTRVVIDAERALPDINRQNAVWERP, encoded by the coding sequence ATGTCAGTCAGATATATTTTTGTTATAGTCGTCACATTCGCATGCATCCTCTTTGTTACATCCTGTGCCCCTGACCCGGTAGTTTCACTGGAGAACGGGTCCGTCGAAATGGTATCCGACACGCAGGTATGGCAACAGCAACGACCGCTTCCCAGGGAAATCAAGCCGCCGGATGGATTTCTGAAATCCGTGGATGAAGGCATTCGCACCGGCGACGGACGCCCCGGCGAACAGTATTGGCAGCAGTTCGCGCAGTACGATATCGACGCGACCCTCATCCCGGTGGATCGTCAGCTTGCTGCTACGGTGCGTATCACCTACCACAACAATTCGCCGGATACCCTGCGGCGGCTGCAGCTCGAAATGGTTCAGAACCTGCATGCCGAAGGAGTAAGGCGGAATCGCCCTGTGGAAGTCACGGGCGGCGTTAGCATCCGCCAAGTCTCGGTTGGCGGCATGGAACTGACGGACGAGCCGGATCGTGATTCTTTCTATGCTGTTCAGGGTACCCGGATGGTTCTGCACCCACCGGCGAAGTTGGTGCCCGGTGAATTCGTGGATATTGAAATCGCCTATGATTTCAGCATACCGCAGCAGGGCGCCGGGGGGCGCATGGGCTACAGTGGGGACAACCTATATTATCTTGGATACTGGTATCCCCAAATGGTGGTCTATGATGATGTGGTGGGATGGCACCCGGACTCCTATCTGGGACAGGCTGAATTTTATCATGGCTTCGCCGATTACAAGCTGACTATCCGGGCCCCGGAGGAATGGCTGGTTATGGCGACCGGAGAGCTGCAGAACGCCAATGAAGTACTGGCTCCCGATGTGTATCGGCGATGGCGGGAAGCCGGGCGGAGTGACGAACCCGTAAGGGTGTTTTCGGCCGGTTCAGGAAGGCTGCCGACCCTGCGCGGGGTGCCCGGACGAACCCGCTATGCGCGCGATTCCGCCGGCGGGGAAATTTCATGGGTGGAGGAAACCGGCGACGAGGGAGCCGAAAGATATCTTGCGTGGCGATTCTCGGCGGAGAATGTCCGCGATGTGGCCTTCAGCGCCACAAAAGCGTCGAACTGGGATGCCGCTCGTACGGCGGTAGGCGATCTTACCGGCGACGGTGAAACCGACTATACCCTGATCAACAGCTTCTGGCGGGAGGAAGCGCCTCTGTGGACCGAGGTGGTCGCTTACCAGCAACACGCCATCACGTTTCTGTCGGAAATGACCGGATTCCCCTATCCCTGGCCGCACATGACCGCCGTGGAAGGCGCCGGTATCATCGGGGGAGGCATGGAGTATCCGATGATGACGCTGATGGGCGACTATAACCAGCGCGGTGCCGAAGCACTCTATTCGGTCACGGCCCACGAATTGGCGCACATGTGGGTACCGCTCATCGTCAGTACCGACGAGCGGCGTTACAGCTGGCTGGATGAAGGGAACACGGTGTTCAGCACCGCCGAGGCGGTAGGTGACTTCCTGCCGGAACGCCGGCAGCATCGCCAGTCGCAAAACGCGTATATCCGTGCAGCCCGGAGAGGCGATGAGGGTCCCATCATGCGTAGATCCGATTTCCACTATACCACCGCGCACTTCCGAATGGCTTCCTACCAAAAACCCGCTGCCGTACTTGTAGCTCTGCGAAAAGTGCTCGGTGATGATCTGTTTGAGGAGGCGTATCAGACCTTTATCAACGACTGGGCTTTCAAACAGGCGTATCCATGGGATTTTTTCCGGACGATCGAACGCGTCAGCGGCCGTGATCTGGACTGGTTCTGGTATAGCTGGTATTATGAAACCTGGGTGTTGAACCAGGCCATCGACCAGGTACATGAAACCACGGACGGCACCCGAATTGTGATTCGCGATGAGGGCGAGGTGCCCATGCCGGTTTACCTTACGGTGACCTCCGAAGAGGGGCAGACCAGGCGTACCATCCCGGAAACCGTCTGGCTGGAAGGCCGCCGTTCAACGGAAATCACCATCCCTGAGCGTAATGTGACCCGGGTGGTGATTGATGCCGAGCGTGCCCTGCCCGATATCAACCGGCAGAATGCCGTTTGGGAGCGCCCGTGA
- a CDS encoding secondary thiamine-phosphate synthase enzyme YjbQ: MKIQTHDIHFNTKGFSDIHDLTQKVAVILQESGIDEGFCHIFAVGSTASISTMEFEPALVRDIKEKLEDFASEKMHSHHSQTWGDDNGFSHIRSTFMGPGITVPVRDGRCILGTWQQIILLDHDNRPRDRHVVVQVVGN; the protein is encoded by the coding sequence ATGAAAATTCAAACACATGATATTCACTTTAACACAAAGGGTTTTTCCGATATTCATGACTTGACACAAAAAGTCGCTGTCATTCTGCAGGAGTCGGGTATCGATGAAGGGTTTTGCCACATATTCGCAGTCGGGTCGACGGCTTCCATTTCCACGATGGAGTTCGAGCCGGCGCTGGTGAGGGATATCAAGGAGAAACTGGAGGATTTCGCATCGGAAAAAATGCATTCCCACCACTCACAGACTTGGGGCGATGACAACGGATTCTCCCATATCCGGTCAACGTTTATGGGACCGGGGATCACAGTGCCGGTTCGTGATGGGCGGTGCATTCTCGGCACCTGGCAGCAAATTATTCTTCTCGACCACGACAACCGTCCACGCGATCGGCACGTCGTGGTTCAGGTGGTCGGGAACTGA
- a CDS encoding ankyrin repeat domain-containing protein codes for MTITSDEEKRYAELQRMALDFARGGEPEQLEKMIEAGLPVNLADEKGNTLLMLAAYNGEEETVAMLIRNGADVDRRNDRGQTPLGGVAFKGYTDVAELLIRAGADLHADNGAGMKPVHFAAMFGRWEVMKLLEKHGPALKEKTPKSGSRRLMPGIARLVSRVRTWFRSDS; via the coding sequence ATGACCATTACTTCAGATGAGGAGAAACGGTATGCCGAACTTCAGCGGATGGCGCTTGATTTCGCCAGAGGCGGGGAGCCGGAGCAACTTGAGAAAATGATCGAAGCCGGTCTGCCTGTCAACCTGGCCGATGAAAAAGGCAATACGCTGCTGATGCTCGCAGCCTATAACGGGGAGGAAGAGACGGTCGCCATGCTGATACGTAACGGTGCGGATGTGGATCGGCGCAACGACCGCGGCCAGACGCCGCTGGGTGGCGTGGCGTTCAAGGGATATACGGATGTAGCCGAACTTCTGATCCGCGCCGGGGCCGATTTGCACGCCGATAACGGAGCCGGCATGAAACCGGTGCATTTTGCCGCCATGTTCGGCCGGTGGGAGGTGATGAAGCTGCTGGAGAAACACGGTCCGGCGCTGAAGGAAAAAACACCGAAAAGCGGATCGCGCAGGCTGATGCCCGGAATTGCAAGGCTGGTGAGTCGCGTTCGCACCTGGTTTCGCTCCGACAGCTGA
- a CDS encoding glycogen-binding domain-containing protein: MSTDNEQWLQRYLDGELSEEEERIALHLIADDPEMRSMLKFDLQLRQGLSGEADAPSHPDTFEPEAGSIPPVPEQFFEGVMDSISKLESGKKPSRRVQPTEAGAKTGTAQKIGAHRKNALLNWLFHPRTIEWRPAWSAGIAALLLVAITAPFFLLTTTDTPSTQENPTLQIVEQTTDRVMIRFVYLDNEAESIEVAGDFSDWEPIPLSRQVVNGDHVWTGIVPLTRGEHRYMFIKDGELWTTDPLAHRHVEDGFGNRNAIIHL, from the coding sequence ATGAGCACAGACAATGAACAATGGCTGCAGCGCTATCTTGACGGTGAACTTTCCGAAGAAGAGGAACGCATTGCCCTTCACCTGATAGCCGATGACCCGGAAATGCGATCCATGCTCAAATTTGATCTGCAGCTGAGGCAGGGGTTGTCCGGCGAAGCAGACGCCCCCTCGCACCCGGACACTTTCGAACCGGAAGCGGGCAGCATACCACCGGTCCCAGAGCAGTTTTTTGAAGGGGTTATGGACTCTATTTCCAAGTTGGAGTCCGGCAAAAAGCCGTCCCGCCGGGTCCAGCCGACAGAAGCCGGGGCGAAAACCGGAACAGCACAGAAAATCGGGGCACACCGGAAAAACGCCCTGCTGAACTGGCTGTTTCACCCGCGTACCATCGAGTGGCGGCCGGCATGGTCAGCCGGAATCGCCGCCCTGCTGCTGGTCGCCATTACGGCGCCCTTTTTCCTGTTGACGACCACGGATACCCCGTCAACACAGGAAAACCCCACCCTCCAAATCGTGGAGCAGACCACCGACCGGGTTATGATTCGTTTCGTTTATCTGGATAACGAAGCCGAATCGATTGAGGTGGCCGGTGATTTCAGCGACTGGGAACCGATACCCTTAAGCCGGCAGGTGGTCAACGGTGATCATGTCTGGACCGGTATCGTGCCATTGACCAGAGGCGAACACCGATACATGTTTATCAAGGACGGCGAACTTTGGACCACCGACCCGCTGGCGCATCGACATGTTGAAGACGGCTTTGGAAACCGAAACGCCATCATTCATCTGTAA